A stretch of Mya arenaria isolate MELC-2E11 chromosome 14, ASM2691426v1 DNA encodes these proteins:
- the LOC128217716 gene encoding uncharacterized protein LOC128217716, whose translation MTVEDEGRLVDRELNRDSNIVQDEKKFEHDVFLIYAGKDEDIVRKIHKGLSEDLKPGLQCAAQFDPRTFPTGRPVMASISKLINTSHRTALVLTQHALESPWINLETILAIEQSQHRQDNDLTLRLLLVNIEESEVKRLKRGQFKTIPHIPVDLNDVNWQERLRERLFEPIQVHDILPVGSLAHGLVFSHFNGFLSYVIKHLPGGLERHPMYKEFSEHFCRKYNMLVPLSCKTLNSLEGTDENTGITIEKDGDSIEFKVNHMGKERTMSITVYKISKGNEFYFFFADMPQVLNCIYQLWDLGVSGVDCLLQVERFKHTYNKVVNHADFSLEGYDTFRMLDYDDKTTTHFEKLFESVKKSVADDNRARKEVKKSGKPWVRQESDQVTEGVLVSCVEDSVEDRKVAEQIVEYLEEKKVKVALGSQCVGSLSQIANSYKWYVFVFSEDAMRSHSLTFNCIQLLGNSVSDNEVKVIPVLNNISIEELPTFVRWVTLLTTSDKNYCEHLYDTIRGGPVTMEERMPAGDVATGLCWAYLVNYLKYTLFTLAVVEDGERRLKLDFVRRIRKFLKDRNIRNGCLDKVCILCPASCETPNEIAEEANEGATNGQGRLEKVGQLLPVFANTGGHIDRVFSLYVYKYHNEKTQKTVYFVTEVCTPFGCLHQMASKFPFAGLTAEDKVRQGEKFVNTYREITSLQAVKEKFGDFEKYTTLLYYKEPTTLMTVIEETLLEETGFIYKELVRRDSDPDIPLRSVAEPETSTV comes from the exons tgattcaaatattgttcaagaTGAAAAGAAATTTGAACATGATGTTTTTCTCATATACGCTGGCAAGGATGAAGATATTGTGAGGAAAATACATAAAGGTTTGTCAGAAGATCTCAAGCCTGGTCTGCAATGTGCAGCACAGTTTGACCCGCGTACCTTTCCAACAGGGAGACCTGTGATGGCAAGTATATCAAAACTGATCAATACATCACATCGAACAGCTCTCGTCTTAACCCAACATGCTCTAGAAAGTCCCTGGATCAACTTGGAAACGATTCTTGCCATAGAGCAATCACAACACAGACAAGATAATGATTTAACTCTGAGGCTGCTCCTGGTTAACATTGAAGAATCAGAAGTTAAACGTTTGAAACGAGGACAGTTTAAGACAATACCTCATATTCCCGTGGATTTGAATGATGTCAATTGGCAGGAACGTTTGAGAGAACGGTTATTTG AGCCCATTCAAGTACATGACATTTTGCCTGTTGGTAGTTTGGCGCATGGGCTTGTGTTTTCCCACTTCAACGGCTTCTTGTCCTACGTAATCAAAC atctACCGGGTGGTCTAGAGAGGCATCCCATGTACAAAGAGTTCTCCGAACATTTCTGTAGAAAGTACAATATGCTTGTTCCGTTGTCGTGTAAAACGTTGAACTCATTAGAAGGCACAGATGAAAACACCGGCATTACAATTGAAAAAGATGGCGATAGTATTGAATTCAAAGTGAATCACATGGGGAAAGAAAGGACCATGAGCATTACAGTCTACAAAATATCCAAGGGAAACGAATTCTACTTCTTTTTTGCCGACATGCCACAAGTTTTGAACTGTATCTACCAGCTGTGGGATCTTGGAGTGAGTGGGGTTGATTGCCTGTTGCAAGTGGAAAGATTCAAGCACACTTATAACAAGGTCGTGAACCATGCTGATTTCTCTTTGGAAGGCTATGACACGTTTAGAATGTTAGATTATGATG ataaaaccACTACTCACTTCGAGAAACTGTTTGAATCTGTGAAGAAAAGTGTTGCTGATGACAACCGGGCCAGGAAAGAAGTTaagaaaagtggaaaacctTGGGTTAGACAGGAATCTGACCAG gTAACAGAAGGTGTGCTTGTTTCCTGTGTTGAGGATTCCGTCGAGGACAGGAAAGTTGCTGAGCAAATAGTTGAGTATCTGGAAGAGAAAAAAGTCAAAGTGGCGCTAGGCAGTCAGTGTGTTGGATCTCTTTCACAAATCGCAAACTCCTATAAATGGTACGTGTTTGTTTTCTCAGAGGATGCCATGCGATCACATTCCTTGACATTCAACTGCATTCAACTGTTGGGCAATAGTGTGTCGGATAATGAGGTAAAAGTTATTCCTGTGTTGAACAATATAAGCATAGAGGAATTGCCAACTTTTGTACGCTGGGTGACACTGCTGACGACTTCGGATAAGAATTACTGCGAACATCTTTACGACACGATCAGAG GGGGTCCTGTTACAATGGAAGAACGCATGCCGGCTGGTGATGTGGCCACAGGTCTGTGCTGGGCGTACCTTGTCAATTACCTGAAGTATACACTGTTTACACTAGCTGTAGTGGAGGATGGGGAAAGGCGTTTAAAATTGG ATTTTGTTCGAAGGATCAGAAAATTCTTGAAAGACAGGAACATTAGAAATGGTTGTTTGGACAAGGTTTGCATCTTATGCCCGGCTTCATGTGAAACACCAAACGAGATAGCTGAAGAGGCAAATGAAGG GGCAACAAATGGACAGGGAAGGCTGGAGAAAGTTGGACAGTTGCTACCAGTCTTTGCCAACACCGGGGGACACATTGACAGGGTGTTCAGTCTGTACGTGTACAAGTACCACAACGAGAAAACACAGAAG ACCGTTTACTTTGTCACCGAGGTTTGTACTCCGTTTGGATGTCTGCACCAGATGGCTTCCAAATTCCCGTTTGCTGGTTTAACAGCCGAAGACAAAGTCAGACAGGGTGAAAAGTTTGTAAACACGTACCGAGAAATAACTTCTCTACAGGCGGTGAAAGAAAAGTTTGGCGACTTTGAGAAATACACAACACTGCTGTACTACAAAG AGCCGACGACATTGATGACTGTCATTGAAGAGACGCTACTTGAAGAGACCGGGTTTATTTACAAGGAACTTGTTCGGCGTGATTCTGATCCTGATATTCCTTTGCGTTCTGTTGCTGAGCCGGAAACCTCAACCGTTTGA